From a single Thioalbus denitrificans genomic region:
- a CDS encoding 6-phosphofructokinase → MAKKNAFYAQSGGVTAVINASACGVIETARQHKKEIGKVYAGRNGIIGALTEDLIDTSKESKKAIAALRHTPSGAFGSCRYKLKSLEENRREYERLIEVFEAHNIGYFFYNGGGDSADTCLKVSQLAEKMGYPIQAIHVPKTVDNDLPITDTCPGFGSVAKYIATSVREASFDVASMAKTSTKVFVIEVMGRHAGWIAAAGGLASDADIDLPIVILFPEVTFDRKKFMATVAAKVKKYGYVSVVVSEGVKGDDGKFLADQGLKDAFGHSQLGGVAPVVANMIREDLGLKYHWAVADYLQRAARHIASKTDVDQAYALGKAAVEAALAGKNSVMPAIIRTNDSPYRWKIEDAPLKKVANKEKMMPKSFISRDGFGITPKCRAYLEPLIQGEDFPPFTKGGLPNYVQLKNEPVAKKLNTAFELK, encoded by the coding sequence ATGGCCAAGAAGAACGCTTTCTATGCACAGTCCGGCGGCGTGACCGCCGTCATCAACGCTTCCGCCTGCGGCGTCATCGAGACGGCCCGGCAGCACAAGAAGGAGATCGGCAAGGTCTACGCCGGGCGCAACGGCATCATCGGTGCGCTGACCGAGGATCTCATCGACACCTCGAAGGAGTCGAAGAAAGCCATCGCCGCCCTGCGCCACACCCCCTCCGGCGCCTTCGGCTCCTGCCGCTACAAGCTCAAGAGCCTGGAGGAGAACCGGCGCGAGTACGAGCGACTCATCGAGGTGTTCGAGGCCCACAACATCGGCTACTTCTTCTACAACGGCGGCGGCGACTCCGCCGATACCTGCCTGAAGGTCTCCCAGCTGGCCGAGAAGATGGGCTACCCGATCCAGGCCATCCACGTGCCCAAGACCGTGGACAACGACCTGCCCATCACCGACACCTGCCCCGGCTTCGGCTCGGTGGCCAAGTACATCGCCACCTCCGTGCGCGAGGCGAGCTTCGACGTGGCCTCCATGGCCAAGACCTCCACCAAGGTCTTCGTCATCGAGGTGATGGGCCGTCACGCCGGCTGGATCGCAGCGGCCGGCGGCCTGGCCTCCGACGCCGACATCGACCTTCCCATCGTCATCCTCTTCCCCGAGGTCACCTTCGACCGCAAGAAGTTCATGGCGACGGTGGCGGCCAAGGTGAAGAAGTACGGCTACGTCTCGGTGGTGGTCTCCGAGGGCGTGAAGGGCGACGACGGCAAGTTCCTCGCCGACCAGGGCCTGAAGGACGCCTTCGGCCACTCCCAGCTGGGCGGCGTGGCGCCGGTGGTGGCCAACATGATCCGCGAGGATCTCGGCCTCAAGTACCACTGGGCGGTGGCCGACTACCTGCAGCGCGCCGCCCGCCACATCGCCTCCAAGACCGACGTGGACCAGGCCTACGCCCTGGGCAAGGCGGCGGTGGAGGCGGCGCTGGCCGGCAAGAACTCGGTGATGCCCGCCATCATCCGCACCAATGATTCGCCCTACCGCTGGAAGATCGAGGATGCGCCCCTGAAGAAGGTGGCCAACAAGGAGAAGATGATGCCGAAGAGCTTCATCAGCCGCGACGGCTTCGGCATCACGCCGAAGTGCCGCGCCTACCTGGAGCCCCTCATCCAGGGCGAGGACTTCCCTCCCTTCACCAAGGGCGGCCTGCCGAACTACGTGCAGCTGAAGAACGAGCCGGTGGCGAAGAAGCTCAACACCGCCTTCGAGCTGAAGTAG